In one Macaca nemestrina isolate mMacNem1 chromosome 2, mMacNem.hap1, whole genome shotgun sequence genomic region, the following are encoded:
- the LOC105480389 gene encoding LOW QUALITY PROTEIN: ATP-dependent RNA helicase DHX30 (The sequence of the model RefSeq protein was modified relative to this genomic sequence to represent the inferred CDS: deleted 1 base in 1 codon): MDPKDSAPGFQLSLLARNVQPGLIQKRSGPAQAASVQTSPTPPSTHVCQPCPWRDHLSRLNVNISNMAASRDLLKEFPQPKNLLNSVIGRALGISHAKDKLVYVHTNGPKKKKVTLHIKWPKSVEVEGYGSKKIDAERQAAAAACQLFKGWGLLGPRNELFDAAKYRVLADRFGSPADSWWRPEPTMPPTSWRQLNPESIRPGGPGGLSRSLGREEEEDEEEELEEGTIDVTDFLSMTQQDSHTPLRDSRGSSFEMTDDDSAIRALTQFPLPKNLLAKVIQIATSSSTAKNLMQFHTVGTKTKLSTLTLLWPCPMTFVAKGRRKAEAENKAAALACKKLKSLGLVDRNNEPLTHAMYNLASLRELGETQRRPCTIQVPEPILRKIETFLNHYPVESSWIAPELRLQSEDILPLGKDSGPLSDPITGKPYVPLLEAEEVRLSQSLLELWRRRGPVWQEAPQLPVDPHRDTILNAIEQHPVVVISGDTGCGKTTRIPQLLLERYVTEGRGARCNVIITQPRRISAVSVAQRVSHELGPSLRRNVGFQVRLESKPPARGGALLFCTVGILLRKLQSNPSLEGVSHVIVDEVHERDVNTDFLLILLKGLQRLNPALRLVLMSATGDNERFSRYFGGCPVIKVPGFMYPVKEHYLEDILAKLGKHQYLHRHRHHESEDECALDLDLVTDLVLHIDARGEPGGILCFLPGWQEIKGVQQRLQEALGMHESKYLILPVHSNIPMMDQKAIFQQPPVGVRKIVLATNIAETSITINDIVHVVDSGLHKEERYDLKTKVSCLETVWVSRANVIQRRGRAGRCQSGFAYHLFPRSRLEKMVPFQVPEILRTPLENLVLQAKIHMPEKTAVEFLSKAVDSPNIKAVDEAVILLQEIGVLDQREYLTTLGQRLAHISTDPRLAKAIVLAAIFRCLHPLLVVVSCLTRDPFSSSLQNRAEVDKVKALLSHDSGSDHLAFVRAVAGWEEVLRWQDRSSRENYLEENLLYAPSLRFIHGLIKQFSENIYEAFLVGKPSDCTLASAQCNEYSEEEELVKGVLMAGLYPNLIQVRQGKVTRQGKFKPNSVTYRTKSGNILLHKSTINREATRLRSRWLTYFMAVKSNGSVFVRDSSQVHPLAVLLLTDGDVHIRDDGRRATISLSDSDLLRLEGDSRTVRLLRELRRALGRMVERSLRSELAALPPSVQEEHGQLLALLAELLRGPCGSFDVRKTADD; encoded by the exons CTTCTAGGGACCTATTAAAAGAATTCCCACAGCCCAAAAATCTTCTCAACAGTGTGATTGGAAGAGCCCTCGGCATCTCACATGCAAAAGACAAACTAGTCTACGTGCACACAAATGGACCGAAGAAAAAG aaAGTCACACTGCACATAAAGTGGCCCAAGAGCGTGGAGGTAGAAGGCTATGGCAGCAAGAAGATCGATGCTGAGCGGCAGGCTGCAGCTGCGGCCTGCCAGCTGTTCAAG GGTTGGGGTCTGCTGGGTCCCCGGAATGAGTTGTTTGACGCAGCCAAATACCGAGTGCTAGCTGATCGCTTTGGCTCCCCTGCTGACAGCTGGTGGCGTCCTGAACCCACCATGCCCCCTACTTCCTGGCGGCAGCTGAATCCGGAGAGCATTCGGCCAGGGGGACCTGGGGGCCTATCCCGCTCTTTGGGCCGGGAAGAagaagaggatgaggaggaagagctAGAAGAAGGGACCATAGATGTTACCGACTTCTTGTCCATGACCCAGCAGGATTCCCACACCCCACTCAGGGACTCAAG GGGGAGTTCCTTTGAGATGACAGATGATGACAGTGCTATCAGGGCTCTGACCCAGTTTCCACTTCCCAAGAACCTTCTGGCCAAGGTGATTCAGATTGCAACGTCATCCTCCACAGCTAAG AATCTCATGCAGTTCCATACTGTGGGCACCAAGACCAAGCTGTCTACACTCACCCTGCTCTGGCCCTGCCCCATGACCTTTGTTGCCAAAGGGCGCCGCAAAGCAGAGGCTGAGAATAAGGCGGCAGCCTTGGCCTGCAAGAAACTGAAG AGCCTGGGCCTGGTGGACAGGAACAATGAACCACTTACACACGCCATGTATAACCTGGCCTCTTTGCGTGAGCTGGGTGAGACCCAGCGCCGACCGTGCACCATCCAGGTGCCCGAGCCCATCCTCCGCAAGATAGAGACCTTCCTGAACCAT TACCCTGTGGAGAGTTCGTGGATCGCCCCAGAACTCCGGCTGCAGAGTGAAGACATCTTGCCCTTGGGCAAGGACTCAGGGCCTCTCAGTGACCCTATCACAGGCAAGCCCTATGTGCCCCTGTTGGAAGCAGAGGAGGTACGTCTCAGCCAGAGTCTGCTAGAACTGTGGCGGCGGCGAGGGCCAGTCTGGCAGGAGGCC CCCCAGCTACCTGTGGATCCACATCGGGATACCATCCTCAACGCCATTGAGCAGCACCCGGTGGTGGTCATCTCTGGGGACACAGGCTGTGGGAAGACCACACGCATCCCCCAGCTGTTGCTGGAGCGCTATGTGACCGAGGGCCGCGGTGCCCGCTGCAATGTGATCATCACCCAACCTCGCCGCATCTCTGCTGTGTCTGTGGCACAGCGGGTCAGCCACGAACTGGGCCCCTCCCTGCGCCGGAACGTGGGCTTCCAGGTGCGGCTGGAAAGTAAGCCCCCGGCCCGAGGCGGAGCCCTGCTCTTCTGCACTGTGGGTATCCTGCTGCGTAAGCTGCAGAGCAACCCCAGCCTGGAGGGTGTGAGCCACGTCATCGTGGATGAGGTGCATGAGCGGGACGTGAACACAGACTTTCTGCTGATCCTGCTCAAGGGCCTGCAGCGGCTCAACCCGGCCCTGCGGCTGGTGCTCATGAGTGCCACAGGGGACAATGAGCGCTTCTCCCGATACTTTGGTGGCTGCCCTGTCATCAAGGTGCCTGGCTTCATGTACCCGGTCAAGGAGCACTACCTGGAGGACATCCTGGCCAAGTTGGGCAAGCACCAGTACCTGCACCGGCACCGGCACCATGAG tctGAGGATGAATGCGCACTCGATTTGGACCTTGTGACTGATCTGGTTCTGCACATCGATGCTCGTGGGGAACCAG GTGGGATCCTGTGCTTCCTGCCTGGGTGGCAGGAGATCAAAGGAGTGCAGCAGCGCCTCCAGGAGGCCCTGGGCATGCACGAGAGCAAGTACCTCATCCTGCCAG tgcactccaacATCCCCATGATGGATCAGAAGGCCATATTCCAGCAGCCTCCAGTTGGGGTGCGCAAGATTGTCTTGGCCACCAATATCGCGGAGACTTCCATCACAATCAATGACATCGTGCATGTGGTGGACAGTGGGCTGCACAAGGAAGAACGCTATGACCTGAAGACCAAG GTGTCCTGTCTGGAGACAGTGTGGGTGTCAAGAGCCAATGTGATCCAGCGCCGGGGCCGAGCGGGCCGCTGCCAGTCAGGCTTTGCCTACCACTTGTTCCCTCGAAGCCGGCTGGAGAAAATGGTCCCTTTCCAAGTGCCAGAGATCCTGCGCACGCCTCTCGAGAACCTGGTGCTGCAAGCGAAAATCCACATGCCTGAGAAGACG GCGGTGGAGTTCCTGTCCAAGGCTGTGGACAGTCCAAACATCAAGGCAGTGGACGAGGCTGTGATTTTGCTCCAGGAGATCG GGGTGCTGGACCAGCGGGAGTATCTGACCACCCTGGGGCAGCGCCTGGCTCACATCTCCACCGACCCCCGGCTGGCCAAGGCCATAGTGTTGGCCGCCATCTTCCGTTGCCTGCACCCGCTACTGGTGGTCGTTTCCTGCCTTACCCGGGACCCCTTCAGCAGCAGCCTACAGAACCGGGCCGAGGTGGACAAG gTGAAAGCACTGTTGAGCCACGACAGTGGCAGTGACCACCTGGCCTTTGTGCGGGCTGTCGCCGGCTGGGAGGAGGTGCTGCGTTGGCAGGACCGCAGCTCCAGGGAGAATTACCTGGAGGAAAACCTGCTCTATGCACCTAGCCTGCGCTTCATCCACG GACTCATCAAGCAGTTCTCGGAGAACATTTATGAGGCCTTCCTGGTGGGGAAGCCCTCGGACTgcaccctggcctctgcccagtgCAACGAGTAcagtgaggaggaggagctggtgaAGGGCGTGCTGATGGCCGGCCTCTACCCCAACCTCATCCAG GTGAGGCAGGGCAAGGTCACCCGGCAGGGGAAGTTCAAGCCCAACAGCGTCACGTATAGGACCAAATCAGGCAACATCCTGCTGCACAAGTCGACCATTAACAG GGAGGCCACACGGTTGCGGAGCCGATGGCTGACGTATTTCATGGCGGTCAAGTCCAATGGCAGCGTCTTCGTCCGGGACTCCTCTCAGGTGCACCCGCTAGCTGTGCTACTCCTGACCGACGGGGACGTGCACATCCGCG ATGACGGGCGCCGGGCCACCATCTCACTGAGCGACAGTGACCTGCTGCGGCTGGAGGGTGACTCGCGTACCGTGCGGCTGCTGAGGGAGCTGCGGCGGGCCCTGGGCCGCATGGTGGAGCGGAGCCTGCGCAGCGAGCTGGCTGCTCTTCCCCCCAGCGTGCAGGAGGAGCACGGGCAGCTGCTTGCGCTACTGGCAGAGCTGCTGCGAGGACCGTGTGGCAGCTTTGATGTGCGCAAGACAGCTGACGACTGA